In the Pyrolobus fumarii 1A genome, one interval contains:
- a CDS encoding tRNA (N(6)-L-threonylcarbamoyladenosine(37)-C(2))-methylthiotransferase has protein sequence MTRVYIETYGCALNHADSAIMSSVLASRGYTIVDSIEDADVIIINTCTVRLDTEQRMVKRIKEVWRKYGKSKRIVIAGCLAKAQPYLVKRVAPGAVLVSPGNVHRIYLAVESGTELLVEDPLERKRLPPRPWKHGVVAEVVIQEGCLSDCAFCITKFARRYLRSQPIEEIVDYVKKLVEAGVVEIRLTGQDTATYGVDIYGKRMLPKLLEEIASVVESPDGCKAYVRVGMMSPDQALPFWDELLDIMSHPCIFKFLHIPVQSGDDRVLRVMRREYTVDEYRRMVYEARSKLPGVTIATDIIVGHPGEDEEAFENTVRLVEELLFERVHLAQYTPRPRTLAARLPQVPDPVKKERSRRLQRVIEDVGYRVHASYVGANALLVVTEEGSEGTLVARTHNYMQVILPPGSANLGSTIEAKIVGATWYDLRAVPVGMDLGAVSVVEQREHGYCRV, from the coding sequence GTGACGAGGGTATACATAGAGACCTATGGTTGTGCGCTTAACCATGCTGACTCGGCGATAATGTCGTCGGTGCTAGCGTCAAGAGGCTACACCATAGTCGATAGTATAGAGGATGCTGATGTAATCATAATCAATACTTGTACCGTGAGGCTAGACACTGAACAGAGGATGGTCAAGAGGATTAAGGAGGTGTGGCGGAAGTACGGTAAATCAAAGAGGATTGTGATAGCTGGGTGTTTAGCCAAGGCGCAGCCGTATCTCGTGAAACGTGTGGCTCCAGGGGCAGTTCTAGTATCACCTGGCAACGTTCATCGTATCTACTTGGCGGTTGAGAGTGGTACTGAGCTCCTTGTTGAGGATCCCTTGGAGCGTAAGAGGCTCCCACCTAGGCCTTGGAAGCATGGTGTTGTAGCCGAGGTTGTTATCCAGGAAGGTTGCCTCAGCGACTGTGCATTCTGTATAACGAAGTTTGCGAGAAGATACCTGCGCAGCCAGCCTATCGAAGAGATAGTAGACTATGTCAAGAAGCTTGTAGAGGCAGGTGTTGTTGAAATAAGGTTAACCGGGCAGGATACGGCAACTTACGGTGTTGACATCTACGGGAAGCGTATGCTACCAAAGCTACTAGAGGAGATTGCTAGTGTTGTCGAGAGCCCCGACGGATGCAAGGCATACGTACGCGTCGGGATGATGAGCCCAGATCAGGCGCTACCCTTCTGGGACGAACTGCTGGACATCATGAGTCATCCCTGTATCTTCAAGTTCCTACACATACCTGTGCAATCTGGAGACGATAGAGTGCTGCGTGTGATGCGAAGAGAGTACACTGTTGACGAGTATCGGAGGATGGTATACGAGGCTCGCTCAAAGCTACCTGGCGTAACTATAGCTACAGACATCATCGTTGGGCACCCGGGTGAGGATGAAGAGGCATTCGAGAACACGGTTAGGCTGGTGGAGGAGCTCCTATTCGAGAGGGTTCACCTTGCACAGTATACGCCAAGGCCAAGGACCTTGGCGGCGCGTTTGCCCCAGGTTCCTGACCCAGTGAAGAAGGAGAGAAGTAGGAGGCTGCAGCGTGTAATAGAAGATGTTGGTTATCGGGTGCACGCATCATACGTGGGAGCTAACGCGCTACTTGTGGTTACGGAGGAGGGTAGTGAAGGTACGCTAGTTGCGAGGACCCACAATTACATGCAGGTGATTCTGCCGCCGGGCTCGGCGAACCTAGGCTCGACCATAGAGGCGAAGATAGTAGGTGCGACCTGGTATGATCTCAGGGCAGTGCCCGTAGGCATGGATCTGGGTGCAGTAAGCGTGGTAGAGCAACGTGAGCATGGCTACTGTAGAGTCTAG
- the amrB gene encoding AmmeMemoRadiSam system protein B — translation MVRRPAVAGMFYEADPEALRSQIEWCFTHTLGPGKLPPRGGGSERLSVGFVSPHAGYMYSGPVAAHVYYQLALEKKPDTVVIVGPNHTGLGTLVSVMVEGVWETPLGRVEIDSELAKLIVKYSDLADIDDKAHLFEHSVEVQVPFLQYIYGDEFRIVPIVMWDQTPRAARDLGEAVAKAAAELGRDVIYIASSDFTHYEPHEVAAKKDRLAIDKILALDPEGLHEVIQRYDISMCGPGPVMSMLYYARARGASNAQLLKYATSGDVTGDRSSVVGYAAIRVY, via the coding sequence GTGGTTAGAAGGCCTGCGGTCGCCGGGATGTTCTATGAGGCTGATCCAGAGGCGCTGAGATCGCAGATAGAGTGGTGTTTCACTCACACACTGGGTCCAGGTAAGCTTCCGCCGCGTGGAGGCGGAAGTGAAAGGCTGAGTGTTGGATTTGTCTCGCCTCACGCTGGGTACATGTATAGCGGGCCAGTGGCCGCTCATGTATACTATCAATTGGCGCTCGAGAAGAAGCCAGACACGGTTGTGATAGTAGGCCCGAACCATACCGGCCTAGGGACGCTGGTATCGGTGATGGTTGAGGGTGTGTGGGAGACGCCACTAGGCAGAGTAGAGATAGACTCGGAACTCGCGAAGTTGATAGTCAAGTATAGCGACTTGGCCGACATCGATGATAAAGCTCACTTGTTCGAACATAGTGTCGAGGTGCAGGTGCCATTCCTGCAATACATCTATGGGGACGAGTTCCGCATAGTGCCAATTGTAATGTGGGATCAGACTCCGCGGGCAGCGCGTGACCTCGGAGAAGCGGTGGCGAAGGCGGCGGCTGAACTAGGCAGAGACGTCATATACATAGCTTCAAGCGACTTTACACACTATGAGCCGCACGAGGTTGCTGCGAAGAAGGATAGGCTGGCGATTGATAAGATACTTGCACTCGACCCGGAGGGCCTTCACGAGGTCATACAGCGCTATGATATCAGTATGTGTGGGCCGGGCCCCGTAATGAGCATGCTCTACTATGCTCGGGCGCGTGGGGCATCCAACGCGCAGCTGCTAAAGTACGCCACTAGTGGCGACGTGACTGGCGATCGCAGCTCGGTAGTAGGCTATGCCGCGATAAGGGTCTACTAG
- a CDS encoding isopentenyl phosphate kinase, whose translation MARPLLVVKLGGSIITEKEQPFTPRLDLLEEYAEVLKKIANVYDLVIVIGGGSYGHYAVRACREAGASPPETLHVVTNAMLELAMLVSEMLASHGLYTIIYPPRAFCKPRGLEPNCEWRRVRDALASGAYPLVFGDAYPIQGEYGIVSGDELSIEAACKLGGQIVVFTTNVPGVIIGGEVVDMLDREKLEYALKTAGGTQGDVTGGMRRKLEAILVNGCPGLRVHIIDGRDPANLEKVVLRGERIGTLVIL comes from the coding sequence GTGGCCCGCCCATTGCTCGTTGTGAAGCTCGGCGGCAGCATAATCACTGAAAAAGAGCAGCCATTCACACCTCGACTCGATCTTCTCGAAGAGTATGCCGAAGTGCTCAAGAAGATAGCTAATGTGTATGACCTCGTTATAGTCATAGGCGGCGGTAGTTATGGACACTATGCTGTACGTGCTTGTCGGGAGGCTGGTGCCTCGCCACCCGAGACTCTGCATGTAGTTACAAATGCAATGCTCGAGCTTGCGATGCTTGTGTCCGAGATGCTCGCCTCTCACGGCCTCTATACTATCATCTACCCTCCACGAGCATTCTGTAAGCCGCGCGGCTTAGAGCCGAATTGTGAATGGAGGCGTGTGCGTGACGCTCTCGCTTCGGGGGCATATCCACTTGTCTTTGGCGATGCTTACCCCATACAAGGCGAGTATGGGATTGTCTCTGGTGATGAGTTGTCAATAGAGGCTGCTTGTAAGCTTGGTGGCCAAATTGTAGTGTTTACCACCAACGTACCGGGGGTAATTATCGGTGGGGAGGTTGTTGACATGCTTGATAGGGAGAAATTGGAGTATGCCCTGAAGACTGCTGGTGGGACACAAGGTGATGTAACAGGAGGGATGAGAAGAAAACTGGAGGCTATACTCGTGAATGGCTGTCCAGGTCTCCGTGTACACATTATAGACGGTAGGGACCCCGCTAACCTTGAGAAGGTTGTGTTGCGGGGCGAGAGGATAGGGACGCTAGTTATACTCTAG
- the fni gene encoding type 2 isopentenyl-diphosphate Delta-isomerase has protein sequence MRISNRKLDHLLITTYYDVNHSVTTLLEEVLPVPRAAPEASLDEVDPSITLFGKRIAAPVIVSGMTGGHHIALEINRAIAEVVEELGLGMGVGSQRAAVKDPSLIDTYRVVRRVAPNALIIGNIGAAQLAKMSIDDVEKLVSMIEADALAVHLNVPQELFQPEGDRDFRGVIKAIEKIVEKLSVPVIVKETGHSIDPVTVSKLVSIGVEYIDVSGAGGTSWVRVEELRARNAGEASLAREASVYRNWGLPTAVAIVAARWAAPTACILAGGGVWNGLDALRALMLGADAVTVALPVLRAYADNGVDGVMAFLSRYVSELRKGMLMVGARTLRDLYATDYALGPRLSSYIESLGIDPELYKYASRARLYTSRACP, from the coding sequence TTGCGAATATCCAATAGGAAACTTGACCACCTCTTGATAACAACCTACTATGACGTTAACCATAGCGTGACTACTCTGCTTGAAGAGGTTCTACCTGTACCACGTGCAGCGCCCGAAGCGAGTCTAGACGAGGTTGACCCGAGTATAACACTGTTTGGTAAGAGGATCGCGGCGCCAGTGATAGTCTCGGGCATGACGGGCGGACATCATATAGCATTAGAAATTAACCGTGCGATAGCTGAGGTTGTAGAAGAGCTTGGCCTGGGGATGGGCGTTGGTAGTCAAAGAGCAGCGGTAAAGGACCCCTCTTTAATAGACACCTACCGTGTTGTTCGTCGTGTTGCACCGAATGCATTGATAATAGGTAATATTGGTGCTGCACAGCTCGCGAAGATGAGTATAGATGATGTTGAGAAGCTAGTCTCTATGATAGAGGCTGATGCCCTTGCGGTGCACCTTAATGTGCCTCAGGAGCTGTTCCAGCCGGAAGGCGATAGAGACTTCCGTGGTGTGATAAAAGCTATCGAGAAGATTGTAGAAAAATTGAGTGTGCCTGTTATCGTGAAGGAGACCGGGCACAGCATAGACCCCGTTACGGTATCAAAACTTGTTAGCATTGGTGTGGAGTACATCGATGTTTCTGGTGCCGGTGGTACTAGTTGGGTGCGCGTCGAAGAACTGAGAGCGCGTAATGCTGGCGAGGCTAGCCTGGCTAGAGAGGCGAGCGTGTACCGTAACTGGGGGCTGCCTACAGCTGTGGCTATAGTGGCTGCTAGGTGGGCAGCACCCACAGCTTGTATACTGGCTGGCGGCGGAGTATGGAACGGTCTAGACGCACTACGAGCGCTGATGCTCGGTGCTGATGCTGTTACTGTGGCTTTGCCGGTGCTGCGTGCATATGCGGATAACGGTGTTGACGGAGTAATGGCGTTCCTCTCGCGGTATGTGAGTGAGTTGAGGAAGGGTATGCTAATGGTTGGCGCTCGTACACTACGTGACTTGTACGCAACTGATTATGCTTTGGGGCCGAGGCTATCATCGTATATCGAGAGTTTAGGCATTGACCCAGAGCTGTACAAGTATGCCAGCCGCGCTAGGCTTTACACGAGTAGAGCATGCCCCTAA